The genomic DNA GTGTAAATTTTTGCCCATCGATCCGGAGTTTGGGATGAAGAAAGAATAGTAAGTTTAAGATGTAGTCCACTTCTGAAGTGGACTACACCTTGACAATGTTCAACCCTTTAGGTTGTAATTGGTCTGATTGGTGTTTTTCTACAAAAGTTGAATGCCTCCCGTGTTCTTGGCTCAATAAGAATTTGAGATCGAAATCCGCCGTAGGCGGATTTACATTTGTAGCAAAAAACGGTCGCAACACAAACGGAGAACTCCGCAGGAATTCAACAGAAATAACAATCAAACAAAAAAAGGAGAATTACCAAAATGTCCACCTACACCCAAATTTACATCCATATCGTTTTCCATATCCAGAATCCCCAACTTCTGCTGATGGGTGAAACCAAAACGAGGGTATTCAAATACATGACCGGAATTATCAAAAATATCGGACATAAACCGATCATCATCAATGGGATGCCGGATCATGTCCATATTTTAGTCGGCTTGTCGCCGGACAAAACCATTTCTGATTTGGTAAAAGAGGTTAAACGCTGTTCCACCAATTTCATCAATGATAATAAATTTTTCCCTGTTAAATTTGCCTGGCAAAAGG from Calditrichota bacterium includes the following:
- the tnpA gene encoding IS200/IS605 family transposase, which produces MSTYTQIYIHIVFHIQNPQLLLMGETKTRVFKYMTGIIKNIGHKPIIINGMPDHVHILVGLSPDKTISDLVKEVKRCSTNFINDNKFFPVKFAWQKGYGAFSYSRSHLTNIIDYIKNQKEHHRKKTFKEEYIEMLKRFGVDYDPKYIDL